One part of the Aurantibacillus circumpalustris genome encodes these proteins:
- a CDS encoding glycosyltransferase family 8 protein translates to MTSRYNIGCATDKNYAQHLGIMIYSLMLNSAFPKLFDIYIVDGGILTEDIERFKQIETEFGCKISFLKPDRKYFEKLKVFEIYSEATYYRYFLLDTLQVDKMLFLDCDMIVEGDVTELYNINQEGNIISAVYEVLCPIKHLEKINLTKSFNAGMMLIDCKRWQEDQISQKAYQFQIDNEHLLEYPDQDSLNIILKDTWQIVPYRWNAIARLGLVRFGIGKADFRFFSKDEIFKEYNNPKIIHYANRLFKPWFWLDPSPFKKNYLHYKKISPWKDVPFGDKSFIGALKRIQYYFTFVFKYLKRSYS, encoded by the coding sequence ATGACTTCCAGATATAACATTGGCTGTGCTACAGATAAAAACTATGCTCAGCACTTAGGAATTATGATTTATTCGCTGATGTTAAACAGTGCATTCCCAAAACTGTTTGATATTTACATTGTTGATGGAGGGATTTTAACAGAAGATATTGAACGGTTTAAGCAAATTGAAACTGAGTTTGGATGTAAAATTTCTTTTTTAAAGCCCGATAGGAAATATTTTGAAAAACTAAAAGTTTTTGAAATTTATAGTGAAGCCACTTATTATAGATACTTTTTATTAGATACATTACAGGTTGATAAAATGTTGTTTTTAGATTGTGACATGATTGTAGAGGGTGATGTTACTGAGTTGTACAATATTAATCAGGAAGGTAATATAATTTCAGCTGTTTATGAGGTTTTGTGCCCAATTAAACATTTAGAAAAAATTAATCTCACAAAATCATTTAATGCAGGTATGATGCTTATAGACTGCAAGAGGTGGCAGGAAGATCAAATTTCTCAAAAAGCATATCAATTTCAAATTGATAATGAACATTTGTTGGAATATCCTGACCAAGATTCTTTAAACATTATATTAAAAGATACTTGGCAAATAGTGCCTTATAGATGGAATGCTATTGCGAGGTTAGGATTGGTAAGATTTGGAATTGGAAAAGCGGATTTCAGGTTTTTTTCTAAGGATGAAATTTTCAAAGAATATAACAATCCTAAAATAATACATTATGCAAATAGGTTGTTTAAGCCTTGGTTTTGGCTTGATCCATCTCCATTTAAGAAAAATTATTTACACTATAAAAAGATTTCACCTTGGAAAGATGTTCCTTTTGGCGATAAGTCATTTATAGGAGCTTTAAAAAGGATTCAATATTATTTCACATTTGTATTTAAATATTTAAAAAGAAGTTATTCTTAA
- a CDS encoding glycosyltransferase family 2 protein, translating into MSKKISILVPIYNSVKFMNLLMEAIDTERQQSDWDLEVVLVDDGSRDKSYEKIEELSKQYTYIKGIKLSKNFGHQIAVKTALSHCSGDYIAIIDDDLQDPPSLLPGFFKYLDQGYDVAYGVRKKRKESFIKRLAYSSFYRILKGMSDIHIPIDSGDFCVMKKHVVHNMLKLQEQNPFLRGIRAWVGFKQIGVEYERSARIDGQSGYTLKKLMKIALDGVFSFSTAPIRLITVLGFIGFGFACLYSFVTIYGYFVQKIETKGFATLAILISFFSSLILICLGIIGEYIVRIYDEVRQRPYVVIEKTVNI; encoded by the coding sequence ATGAGTAAAAAGATTTCGATACTTGTTCCTATTTACAATTCTGTTAAGTTTATGAATTTACTGATGGAGGCTATTGATACCGAGCGCCAGCAATCAGATTGGGATTTAGAGGTTGTGTTAGTAGATGATGGTAGTCGTGATAAAAGTTACGAAAAAATAGAAGAATTAAGTAAGCAATACACCTACATAAAGGGTATAAAATTATCTAAAAATTTCGGCCACCAAATCGCTGTAAAAACCGCATTAAGTCATTGTAGCGGTGATTATATAGCTATTATTGATGACGATTTGCAAGATCCTCCATCTTTGTTACCGGGTTTTTTTAAATATTTAGATCAAGGTTACGATGTAGCATATGGCGTTCGAAAAAAGAGAAAAGAATCTTTTATTAAGCGGTTGGCGTACAGCAGTTTCTATAGAATATTAAAAGGTATGAGCGATATTCATATACCTATTGATAGTGGTGATTTTTGTGTGATGAAAAAGCACGTGGTACACAATATGCTTAAATTGCAGGAGCAAAATCCGTTTTTGAGGGGAATACGTGCCTGGGTAGGTTTTAAACAAATTGGAGTAGAGTATGAGCGTTCGGCAAGAATTGACGGACAATCTGGTTACACGTTAAAGAAATTAATGAAAATTGCTTTAGACGGAGTTTTTTCATTTTCAACAGCGCCAATTCGTTTAATTACTGTTTTAGGATTTATTGGTTTTGGTTTTGCTTGTCTATATTCATTTGTTACAATATATGGTTATTTTGTTCAAAAGATAGAAACTAAGGGATTTGCAACATTAGCTATTTTAATATCATTTTTTAGTTCGTTAATTCTTATTTGTTTAGGAATTATTGGCGAATATATTGTAAGAATTTACGATGAGGTTCGCCAACGGCCATATGTTGTAATTGAAAAAACCGTAAACATATGA
- a CDS encoding NAD-dependent epimerase/dehydratase family protein: MSSTNVAIIGSNGFIGRHLTNFLSLKNNIQVHLFGRSSESIFDRSSFNYKKINLLNSIQNAEYFKNIDIIYYLVSETIPANSWENPLIDVEKNLIPFLTFAECISKLNVKKIVYLSSAGTVYGTTHKKVDENYNKNPFSPYGITKLAIENFLMYYEKKHKINCDIYRISNVYGEGQDTTKGLGLINTFLEKSIVDHKIKIFGDGNNLRNYIYVKDVAQLLGLSLTADVNTSETYNLSSNDTLTINQIVDLIKTTVSEPFQVEYVDKRESDNTTIDLDNTKILKAVTNFNFTPIKQGMTETYNFIKNNFLWRK, translated from the coding sequence ATGAGTTCTACCAATGTTGCTATAATTGGAAGCAATGGTTTTATTGGCCGGCACCTGACTAATTTTTTATCTCTAAAAAACAATATACAAGTACATTTATTCGGTAGGAGCAGTGAAAGTATTTTCGATCGTAGTTCTTTTAATTATAAAAAAATTAACTTATTAAATAGTATTCAAAACGCTGAATATTTTAAAAACATAGATATTATCTATTACCTTGTATCAGAAACTATTCCGGCAAATAGCTGGGAAAACCCTTTAATAGACGTTGAAAAAAATTTAATTCCCTTTTTAACTTTTGCAGAGTGTATATCAAAACTAAACGTAAAAAAAATAGTTTACCTAAGTAGTGCAGGAACAGTGTATGGTACAACTCATAAAAAAGTTGATGAAAATTACAATAAGAATCCTTTTTCACCTTACGGCATTACAAAATTAGCAATTGAAAATTTTTTAATGTACTATGAAAAAAAGCACAAAATAAATTGTGATATATATAGAATTTCAAACGTATATGGTGAAGGGCAGGATACGACTAAGGGTTTAGGTTTAATAAACACTTTTTTAGAAAAAAGCATAGTTGATCATAAGATTAAGATTTTTGGAGACGGTAATAATCTTCGGAATTATATTTATGTAAAGGATGTCGCGCAGTTGTTGGGATTGTCTTTAACGGCAGATGTAAACACTTCTGAAACATATAATCTTTCTTCAAACGATACATTAACAATTAATCAGATTGTTGATTTAATTAAGACAACGGTTTCAGAGCCTTTTCAGGTGGAATACGTTGATAAACGAGAGAGCGATAACACGACTATAGATCTTGATAACACGAAAATTCTTAAGGCAGTTACTAATTTTAATTTTACTCCAATCAAACAGGGTATGACTGAAACTTATAACTTTATAAAAAATAATTTTTTATGGCGAAAATAG
- a CDS encoding ArnT family glycosyltransferase, translated as MAKIATGNKTQKTSTNLLSTSSFKIAGRTFSFTQEEKICSILMTILILLIYSIRSKFLLIPFERDEGIYSYMGKLALEGKTPYIDFYEMKFPGLFYFYASIVGLFGDTVKGMHTGFMYLNIATILLLYNAGKNLFSPIAGLISAITFAFVSLTANLSGFTVQAEHGVAFFISLGLFFYTLTKKSGKWYYFLSMGVALGMAFMVKTSGVFMPLWGGLILILDLIFSKKPRQFKTFFKNLLAYSVGGFSVIAIFFTVIFFKGSFNEMIYWTYEYSKVYVGGVPFEEGIKYFKYTRDAIVQNYKFFWVHSVLAVAVCLLRPISFQLKAFGISLLIFSGLTIVPGFYFYGHYWIQTLPGISLLAGLTYHCIITVFEPKLKLGKLKLRYIYLSVFAVLTYNHINALKSYYFHPNYDLILRQVYGSNPFPEAMEIGNFINANSKPEDNIVLIGSEPQIYFYTKKKSPSRHAYFTALVSNVKTHKEWQREFVRDTEKAKPRYVIFFNNPISLMVQPNTDNYVFEWANKYITENYTLIGFVDMVDGYTNSNYVWREQIATYKQQGKNSILIYERKSL; from the coding sequence ATGGCGAAAATAGCTACCGGTAATAAAACTCAAAAGACCTCGACCAATCTATTATCAACCAGTAGTTTTAAAATTGCTGGCAGAACATTTTCTTTTACTCAAGAGGAAAAAATATGTTCAATATTAATGACAATTTTAATTCTATTGATTTATAGTATTCGCAGTAAATTTTTATTAATTCCTTTTGAGAGAGACGAGGGCATATACAGTTATATGGGTAAGCTTGCGCTAGAAGGTAAAACCCCGTATATAGATTTTTATGAAATGAAATTCCCAGGGTTATTTTATTTTTATGCAAGTATTGTTGGCCTTTTTGGTGATACTGTAAAAGGTATGCATACTGGATTTATGTATTTAAATATCGCCACAATTTTGTTACTTTATAATGCTGGTAAAAATTTATTTTCACCTATAGCCGGTTTAATCTCAGCTATTACATTTGCTTTTGTGTCTTTAACTGCAAATTTAAGTGGCTTTACGGTTCAGGCAGAACACGGTGTTGCGTTTTTTATTAGCTTAGGATTGTTTTTTTATACCCTCACTAAAAAGAGTGGAAAGTGGTATTATTTTTTGTCAATGGGCGTTGCCTTGGGTATGGCATTTATGGTAAAAACATCAGGAGTATTTATGCCACTTTGGGGTGGGTTAATTCTAATTTTGGATTTAATCTTCTCAAAAAAGCCAAGACAATTTAAAACGTTTTTTAAAAATCTATTGGCTTATTCAGTTGGTGGGTTTAGTGTAATAGCTATCTTTTTTACTGTTATTTTTTTCAAAGGATCTTTTAATGAAATGATTTATTGGACCTACGAGTATTCAAAAGTTTACGTTGGCGGTGTGCCTTTTGAAGAGGGTATTAAATATTTTAAATATACCAGAGATGCTATTGTTCAAAATTATAAATTTTTTTGGGTACATAGTGTTTTAGCTGTTGCGGTATGTTTGTTGCGACCTATTTCATTTCAATTAAAAGCTTTTGGAATTAGTTTGTTAATTTTTTCAGGTTTAACTATTGTCCCTGGTTTTTATTTCTATGGTCATTATTGGATACAGACCCTGCCAGGTATTTCTTTATTAGCAGGTTTAACTTATCATTGTATTATCACCGTTTTTGAGCCAAAACTTAAGCTCGGAAAATTGAAATTAAGGTACATTTACCTTTCAGTATTTGCAGTGCTAACGTACAACCATATAAACGCGTTAAAATCTTATTATTTTCATCCAAACTATGATTTAATTTTAAGGCAAGTATATGGAAGCAATCCTTTTCCAGAGGCAATGGAAATAGGGAACTTTATTAATGCTAACTCGAAGCCAGAAGATAATATCGTTTTAATTGGGTCAGAGCCTCAGATTTATTTCTACACTAAAAAGAAATCACCATCTCGGCATGCTTACTTTACAGCGCTAGTAAGCAATGTGAAAACGCATAAAGAATGGCAACGTGAATTTGTAAGAGATACTGAAAAAGCTAAGCCGCGGTATGTGATTTTTTTCAATAACCCTATTTCATTGATGGTTCAACCTAATACGGATAATTACGTGTTTGAATGGGCAAATAAGTATATAACAGAAAATTACACGTTAATAGGTTTTGTTGATATGGTTGACGGTTATACAAACAGTAACTATGTATGGCGTGAACAGATAGCAACATATAAGCAGCAGGGTAAAAACTCAATACTTATTTACGAACGCAAGAGCTTGTAA
- a CDS encoding alpha/beta fold hydrolase — translation MKTTILFSTLTLLTIAGCNNMNTSNEKITSTTETVKDSLISKNGYSEVNGIKMYYEIYGQGNPLVLIHGGGSTIQTSFGKVIPLFAKHRQLIAVELQAHGRTGNRDTDLSFEQDAEDVVALLKNLRITKADFFGFSNGGTTSMQIAIRHPEIVNALILGSALCKRNGVPEQFWDFMKQAHIGQMPEQLKEAYNQVAANPDGLQVMHDRDVKRMLNFKDIPDEQIKSIKAPTLIIIGDKDVITPEHALEMHKLISNSQLAIIPGGHGEYMGEITTLKSTTKESEFIVPHIEKFIKESSTLLPK, via the coding sequence ATGAAAACCACAATTCTTTTTTCAACATTAACACTGCTAACGATAGCAGGCTGCAATAATATGAACACATCAAACGAAAAAATCACTTCGACAACTGAGACAGTAAAAGATTCCTTAATTTCTAAAAACGGATATTCAGAAGTCAACGGAATTAAAATGTATTACGAAATATACGGGCAAGGTAATCCTCTTGTACTAATTCACGGCGGCGGTTCAACCATACAAACCAGTTTCGGCAAGGTAATTCCTTTATTCGCGAAACATAGACAACTGATCGCTGTTGAATTGCAAGCGCATGGCCGAACTGGCAACAGAGATACAGATCTTTCATTTGAGCAGGATGCAGAAGATGTTGTTGCACTACTTAAAAATCTTAGAATAACTAAAGCCGATTTTTTCGGATTTAGCAATGGTGGGACAACCTCTATGCAAATTGCGATTCGTCACCCTGAGATTGTTAATGCCCTCATTTTAGGTTCTGCACTGTGCAAACGTAATGGTGTTCCCGAACAGTTTTGGGATTTTATGAAACAAGCGCACATAGGCCAGATGCCAGAGCAATTAAAAGAAGCATATAACCAAGTAGCAGCAAACCCAGATGGTTTGCAAGTAATGCACGATAGAGATGTAAAAAGAATGCTGAATTTTAAGGACATTCCTGATGAGCAAATTAAATCCATAAAAGCACCAACCTTAATTATAATTGGAGACAAAGATGTGATCACACCAGAACACGCTTTGGAAATGCACAAGTTAATCAGCAACTCTCAATTAGCAATTATCCCAGGAGGACATGGAGAATACATGGGAGAAATTACAACACTAAAATCTACTACAAAAGAAAGTGAGTTTATTGTTCCACATATTGAAAAATTTATAAAAGAAAGTTCAACTCTTTTACCTAAATAA
- a CDS encoding tyrosine-type recombinase/integrase, translated as MERNLSKKVALAEIAVPKFKNLMEDLRKGMMVTGLTYKTFISYSRKLADLTLYFNKLPEDLSEAELRDYLSHLIQHAKSLSESEFKTTVYSLRYYFKIRGKETNIKVPKLKFVKKLPAVLSKEECKTMFDLTTNFKHRLILQFIYAGGLRLSELINIKWIHVDADRMSILIKRSKGKKDRYVPLSPNLLSELTKYMINGHRGHYIFNGGAYNQRICDSSISFILKSALRRANIKKEGVCLHTLRHSYATHLLEAGLDIFSIKELLGHTNIQSTLVYLHVTDQNRINKFSPLDKLLGQKEDEEIVLIKKKYNELSLKRNKEESQLCEQLGLFD; from the coding sequence ATGGAAAGAAATTTATCTAAAAAGGTGGCACTGGCAGAGATAGCAGTTCCAAAGTTTAAAAATTTAATGGAAGATCTCAGAAAAGGGATGATGGTGACAGGTTTAACTTATAAAACCTTCATAAGTTACAGTCGTAAGTTAGCTGACTTAACTTTGTATTTTAATAAACTCCCTGAGGATCTTTCAGAAGCGGAATTAAGAGATTATTTATCCCACCTCATACAACATGCTAAAAGTTTATCTGAAAGCGAATTTAAGACAACAGTATACAGCCTTAGGTATTATTTTAAAATAAGAGGGAAGGAGACAAATATTAAAGTGCCTAAATTAAAGTTTGTAAAAAAACTTCCAGCAGTTTTAAGTAAAGAAGAGTGCAAGACTATGTTTGACTTGACAACAAATTTTAAACACCGATTAATACTTCAATTTATTTACGCGGGAGGTTTGCGACTAAGTGAATTGATTAATATAAAATGGATCCATGTGGATGCAGACAGAATGAGTATTCTGATTAAAAGATCAAAAGGCAAAAAGGATAGATATGTTCCACTTTCACCTAATTTATTAAGCGAGCTTACCAAATACATGATAAACGGGCATAGAGGCCATTACATCTTTAATGGAGGCGCGTACAATCAACGTATCTGCGATTCTTCCATTAGTTTTATCTTGAAAAGTGCGTTACGACGAGCAAATATTAAGAAGGAAGGTGTTTGTTTGCATACTTTACGTCATAGCTATGCAACTCATTTGTTGGAGGCGGGTTTGGATATATTTTCAATAAAAGAACTTTTGGGTCATACAAACATTCAAAGCACCTTAGTTTATTTACACGTTACTGATCAGAATAGAATTAATAAATTTTCACCTTTGGATAAATTGTTAGGTCAAAAAGAGGATGAAGAGATTGTTCTAATAAAAAAAAAGTACAATGAACTTTCCTTAAAACGGAACAAAGAGGAAAGTCAATTGTGTGAACAATTGGGATTATTTGATTAG
- a CDS encoding PP2C family protein-serine/threonine phosphatase, which produces MAEGSKISKQKRIQDLKLNALLEVTKAINSNLSTAQLLDLYQEILENRLGVGKLILFHFDKEWTCILKYGMGDEFSNMIFEDELLAIHEIETITFSKGLLSKSFEIVIPVFHKKTPLAFVLLGDVNQDKLELSAAIKHLPYVQTLTNIIIVAIENKKLYKEHIERAEIKKELELAQNMQQMLFPQELPNTDAFQVAAKYLPHQQVGGDYYDFIQLNNHEFIFCIADVSGKGVAAALLMSNMQATLHSLINYTHNLKDIIIELNKRVIDNTKSEKFVSLFLAKLNTKSQQFSYINAGHNPPIFYYENKFRELNKGCTILGISENLAQIQVETFNYTSEFTLVCYTDGLTDTSNSENDSLSVDSLKDIIAKNDKSKPEFLNEALMFFAEEFKGENEFPDDIALLTLKVSDLNF; this is translated from the coding sequence TTGGCAGAAGGCTCTAAAATATCAAAACAAAAGCGGATTCAGGATCTTAAGTTAAACGCTCTGTTGGAGGTTACTAAAGCTATCAATAGCAATTTGTCAACGGCTCAACTTTTAGACCTCTACCAAGAAATTCTTGAAAACCGTCTAGGCGTTGGTAAATTAATCCTATTTCACTTTGATAAAGAATGGACCTGCATACTAAAATACGGTATGGGTGATGAGTTCAGTAACATGATTTTTGAAGATGAATTGCTGGCTATTCACGAAATAGAAACCATTACTTTTAGCAAAGGCTTGTTAAGTAAAAGCTTTGAAATAGTGATTCCTGTCTTCCACAAAAAAACGCCTCTTGCATTTGTTTTATTAGGCGATGTAAATCAAGACAAGCTTGAACTAAGTGCAGCAATTAAACATTTGCCCTATGTGCAAACACTTACCAATATTATTATTGTTGCCATAGAAAACAAAAAACTTTATAAAGAACATATTGAAAGAGCGGAAATAAAAAAGGAGTTAGAACTTGCCCAAAATATGCAGCAAATGCTCTTTCCACAAGAACTGCCAAATACCGATGCCTTTCAAGTTGCAGCTAAATATTTACCACATCAACAAGTTGGTGGCGATTACTACGATTTTATTCAACTTAATAATCACGAATTTATCTTTTGTATAGCCGACGTAAGTGGTAAAGGAGTTGCCGCAGCGCTATTAATGAGTAATATGCAAGCTACCTTACACAGTTTAATAAATTACACGCACAATTTAAAAGACATCATTATTGAACTGAATAAGCGCGTAATTGACAATACGAAGTCTGAAAAATTCGTGTCATTATTCCTCGCAAAACTCAACACTAAAAGTCAGCAATTCAGTTATATCAATGCCGGACATAATCCTCCTATTTTCTATTACGAAAACAAATTCAGAGAACTTAATAAAGGTTGTACAATATTAGGCATAAGCGAAAATTTAGCTCAAATCCAAGTTGAAACGTTTAATTACACCTCCGAATTTACCTTAGTTTGTTATACAGATGGGCTTACAGATACCTCCAACTCTGAGAACGATTCACTTAGTGTCGACTCTTTAAAAGACATCATCGCAAAAAACGATAAATCTAAACCAGAATTTTTAAATGAAGCTCTTATGTTTTTCGCTGAAGAATTTAAAGGAGAAAATGAATTTCCAGATGATATCGCCTTGCTTACGCTTAAGGTTAGTGATTTGAATTTTTAG
- a CDS encoding phosphoribosyltransferase family protein: MGGKVKILNTLQIKQKINRLAFQVYENNFSEKELLIVGIDGNGFKVAQQLCEKLKEISPIKITIGKIKLNKEMPWEGEPAVDFTEKAFVNKTIILVDDVLNSGKTLMYAVKLFLDKPVKKINTVILVDRSHTRFPVKADYVGLTLSTTLQEHIEADFSKKNNEAVYLT, from the coding sequence ATGGGCGGAAAAGTAAAAATATTAAACACCTTACAAATCAAACAAAAAATAAATCGTTTAGCCTTTCAGGTATACGAAAATAATTTTTCAGAAAAAGAGCTTTTGATTGTTGGGATCGATGGAAATGGATTTAAAGTCGCACAACAACTTTGTGAAAAACTAAAAGAAATTTCCCCAATTAAAATAACTATCGGCAAAATAAAATTAAACAAAGAAATGCCTTGGGAAGGTGAACCCGCAGTAGATTTTACCGAGAAAGCATTTGTAAATAAAACAATTATTTTGGTCGACGATGTCTTAAATAGTGGAAAAACCCTCATGTACGCCGTTAAGCTGTTTCTAGACAAACCCGTAAAAAAAATAAACACGGTGATTTTAGTTGACAGAAGCCATACACGTTTTCCTGTAAAAGCAGATTATGTCGGCTTAACTTTAAGTACTACCTTACAGGAACATATAGAAGCAGATTTTTCAAAAAAAAATAACGAAGCGGTTTACCTTACATAA
- a CDS encoding alpha/beta fold hydrolase has translation MRYTFLFSFFLCQLIGLRSQTKIPFLFRKQEEKTTKHIHKYLSHDTLVETSQANIHIYYSNKPNMPYLLLLHGMGIDAKTNWYKQISNLSKHYNLLVPDLIYFGTSTAKENNYSVEFQVEQIHELIKKLNINPKINVMGFSYGGLTAAVYNEFFNAEVNKLIIIDGPVKFFSGQMADSLAHIVGVPSMSNIIIPQTVSEYKAMEKAVLSKKIPTTKKFKRKLIHYYFTPTLEPRQLEINYLIEHQNRYQFYDYNIDKTPTLLIWGAKDGVVPLTVGEKLHEYFPKTTQLLTFKKGKHDSHFRYSKKVNKAVVNFLKN, from the coding sequence ATGCGTTATACCTTTTTGTTCTCCTTTTTTTTATGCCAATTAATTGGTCTGCGTTCCCAAACAAAAATTCCTTTTCTTTTTCGTAAACAGGAGGAAAAAACCACCAAACACATCCATAAGTATTTGTCTCACGATACACTTGTTGAAACTTCGCAGGCCAATATTCATATTTATTATTCAAATAAGCCTAACATGCCCTATTTGCTTTTATTGCATGGAATGGGAATAGATGCTAAAACCAATTGGTACAAACAAATTTCTAATCTATCAAAACACTATAATCTATTAGTTCCCGATTTAATTTATTTTGGCACAAGCACCGCAAAAGAAAATAATTATTCAGTCGAATTTCAAGTTGAACAAATTCACGAACTAATTAAAAAATTAAATATAAATCCTAAAATTAACGTGATGGGCTTTAGCTATGGAGGGTTAACAGCTGCTGTTTACAATGAGTTTTTTAATGCCGAAGTAAATAAATTGATTATCATTGATGGCCCGGTAAAATTTTTCTCAGGGCAAATGGCAGATAGTTTAGCGCATATTGTAGGCGTTCCAAGCATGTCGAATATTATCATACCGCAAACTGTAAGCGAATATAAAGCAATGGAAAAAGCTGTACTTTCCAAAAAAATTCCAACGACAAAAAAGTTTAAACGTAAATTAATTCATTATTATTTTACACCAACTTTAGAACCCAGACAACTCGAAATAAACTACCTCATAGAACATCAAAACAGATACCAGTTTTACGACTACAATATTGACAAAACCCCTACCCTATTAATTTGGGGGGCTAAAGACGGCGTAGTTCCCTTAACTGTTGGAGAAAAACTACACGAATATTTTCCAAAAACAACACAACTACTAACTTTTAAAAAAGGTAAACACGACAGTCATTTCAGATATTCAAAAAAAGTAAACAAGGCTGTTGTGAATTTTTTAAAGAATTAG
- the dapA gene encoding 4-hydroxy-tetrahydrodipicolinate synthase, which yields MSNKNLRGTGVAIVTPFDKKGNVDTKSLATIVKHLHGGKVEYIVILGTTGESVTLSKDEKKLVIETVIKANGNKLPLVLGIGGNNTQEVIDTIQHTDLKPFEAILSVAPFYNKPNQEGYYQHYKAVSKATKKDIILYNVPGRTGSNVTWETQVRIANDFKNIVATKEASGNMEQIMKIIKNKPKGFMVISGDDNLTLPILAAGGDGVISVVANAFPTDFSEMVRLGLKHKFTEAQKLHYGLIDITDQLFADGNPGGIKYALNLLKKCETYVRLPLCEPNDKVKQTLARLIKQYK from the coding sequence ATGAGTAATAAAAATCTAAGAGGAACGGGAGTAGCAATTGTTACCCCCTTCGATAAAAAAGGAAACGTCGATACTAAATCACTTGCAACCATTGTAAAACATTTACACGGAGGTAAAGTGGAATACATCGTCATTCTTGGCACTACAGGCGAAAGTGTTACACTAAGTAAAGACGAAAAAAAACTAGTTATAGAAACCGTTATTAAAGCTAACGGAAATAAACTTCCACTTGTTTTAGGAATTGGCGGTAACAATACGCAGGAGGTAATTGATACCATACAACATACGGATCTAAAACCTTTCGAAGCAATTTTATCTGTAGCGCCATTTTACAACAAACCAAATCAAGAAGGTTATTACCAACATTACAAAGCGGTTTCAAAGGCTACAAAAAAAGACATCATACTCTATAATGTTCCCGGTCGTACAGGAAGTAATGTAACCTGGGAAACACAAGTTAGAATTGCAAACGATTTTAAAAATATTGTTGCCACAAAAGAAGCAAGTGGTAATATGGAACAAATAATGAAAATTATTAAAAACAAACCAAAAGGTTTTATGGTTATTAGTGGGGATGATAATTTAACTCTACCAATTTTGGCAGCCGGCGGCGATGGTGTCATTTCTGTTGTGGCTAATGCTTTCCCTACCGACTTCAGTGAAATGGTTCGCTTAGGACTAAAACATAAGTTTACAGAAGCCCAAAAATTACACTATGGTTTAATTGATATTACAGATCAGTTATTTGCTGATGGAAATCCTGGTGGTATTAAGTATGCGCTTAATTTGCTAAAAAAATGTGAAACCTATGTACGCTTACCTTTATGTGAACCAAACGATAAAGTCAAACAAACACTCGCTCGTTTAATTAAGCAGTACAAATAA